One Jeotgalibaca porci genomic region harbors:
- a CDS encoding nitroreductase family protein — MSQFTDLVRSRRTRYAIGNNTELTKEEITARLREVAREIPTASNSQTSRLVLVYGEDNEKLWDHIMEVQKDVMPEGMWEMMSGVMLGAKGAVGTILFFEDLDAVEAMPAQGERAETYKQHNNANVQYASWLALTELGLGANLQHMNVGHKYGFDKGILEMFNLPANYELVAQMPFGSIEGDANPKEYIADDVRVQVIGE; from the coding sequence ATGTCACAATTTACTGATTTAGTTAGAAGCCGTCGTACGCGTTATGCGATTGGAAACAACACAGAACTTACAAAAGAAGAAATCACTGCTCGCCTACGCGAAGTAGCACGTGAAATTCCTACTGCAAGCAATAGCCAAACAAGCCGTTTAGTTCTTGTTTATGGTGAAGATAACGAGAAACTTTGGGATCACATCATGGAAGTACAAAAAGATGTCATGCCTGAAGGAATGTGGGAAATGATGTCAGGCGTTATGCTTGGAGCAAAAGGTGCTGTTGGAACAATCTTGTTCTTCGAAGACCTGGATGCTGTTGAAGCAATGCCAGCTCAAGGCGAACGTGCTGAAACATACAAACAACATAATAATGCAAACGTCCAATATGCATCATGGTTGGCGTTGACTGAATTAGGTCTAGGCGCAAACTTACAACATATGAACGTCGGCCATAAATACGGCTTCGATAAAGGCATTCTTGAAATGTTCAACTTACCAGCAAACTACGAATTAGTGGCACAAATGCCATTCGGTTCAATCGAAGGCGACGCAAATCCAAAAGAATACATCGCTGACGACGTACGCGTCCAAGTAATCGGCGAATAA
- a CDS encoding ArgE/DapE family deacylase produces MKRFTEEEKLQILADLIAIKSVNENEIEVANYLKDLFAEYGIESKIVPVTKTRVNLVAEIGSGSPVIGISGHMDVVSAGDESEWKSDPFVMTERNGNLYGRGTNDMKSGLVNLALTMIELKANNELKNGTVRFMATTGEEVGGAGSKKLYEEGYMDDVDYLWVAEPSPETIIYSHKGSLNFRITSLGEAAHSSMPNHGYNAINPIMKYLLELDEKLNNDPRSNEVLGKLVMSTTILNAGNQVNSVPEKAVAEINVRTIAEFDNDEVIALFKETAEKYNQEGSKIEVKVTMSLPSVFTTGKSDMVELTKELGKKHLNLDIKVEGSPGVTDASNLLRGKDKNFPFMMYGPGETKMAHKTDEYVRKDYYLAFFDIYRELILGLTK; encoded by the coding sequence TTGAAACGCTTTACAGAAGAAGAGAAATTACAGATACTTGCAGATTTAATAGCAATTAAATCAGTCAACGAGAATGAAATAGAGGTAGCAAATTACTTAAAGGATTTGTTTGCTGAGTATGGCATTGAATCCAAAATCGTTCCAGTTACTAAAACACGTGTAAACCTAGTCGCAGAAATTGGTAGCGGCAGTCCGGTGATCGGTATTTCCGGTCATATGGATGTGGTTTCGGCGGGGGATGAGAGTGAGTGGAAGTCTGATCCATTTGTCATGACTGAACGCAACGGCAATCTATACGGTCGTGGCACGAATGACATGAAATCTGGGCTAGTCAACTTGGCACTAACGATGATTGAATTGAAAGCTAACAATGAGTTGAAGAACGGTACCGTTCGCTTCATGGCAACGACTGGTGAAGAGGTTGGAGGAGCAGGTTCCAAGAAACTTTACGAAGAAGGCTACATGGACGACGTGGATTACTTATGGGTGGCTGAACCATCCCCGGAAACGATCATTTATTCGCACAAAGGTTCTTTGAACTTCCGCATTACGTCTCTGGGTGAAGCGGCGCACAGCTCCATGCCAAACCACGGCTACAATGCGATTAATCCAATTATGAAATACTTGTTGGAATTGGACGAGAAACTGAATAACGATCCACGCAGTAACGAGGTTCTAGGCAAATTAGTGATGAGCACAACCATTTTAAATGCCGGAAACCAAGTGAACTCTGTCCCAGAAAAAGCAGTGGCGGAAATTAACGTACGCACAATCGCAGAATTTGATAACGACGAAGTCATCGCATTATTCAAAGAGACAGCTGAGAAATATAACCAAGAAGGCTCGAAAATTGAAGTGAAAGTTACGATGTCTCTGCCAAGTGTTTTCACGACTGGGAAATCGGACATGGTTGAGTTGACAAAAGAGCTAGGCAAAAAACATCTGAATCTGGATATTAAAGTAGAAGGTTCACCTGGGGTAACAGATGCGTCCAATCTGTTGCGTGGCAAGGATAAAAACTTCCCGTTCATGATGTACGGACCTGGTGAAACAAAGATGGCCCATAAAACGGATGAATATGTGCGCAAAGATTATTATCTTGCGTTCTTTGATATTTATCGTGAATTGATATTGGGATTAACCAAATAA
- the sufB gene encoding Fe-S cluster assembly protein SufB, producing MSDVPVLDDYKFGFRDEAEIVYSTGKGLNANIVREISAKKNEPEWMLDYRLKSLEVFQKSKLPDWGPDLSELDFDDITYYQTATDKVARTWDDVPDKIKETFERIGIPEAERAYLAGASVQYESEAVYHSMKEEFEKMGIVFTDTDTALKEYPEIFKEHFGTVVPPTDNFEAALNSAVWSGGTFIYVPKGVRCDVPMQTYFRMNNEGSGQFERTLIVVDEGASIHYVEGCTAPTFSSSSLHAAIVEIVVKKDAYCRYTTIQNWSNNVYNLVTKRAHALENATMEWIDGNLGSKTTMKYPSVYLNGRGARGTMLTVAFAGEGQIQDTGAKMMHNAPNTSSSIVSKSIAKDGGAVNYRGTVRFGKKSEGSISHIECDTIIMDDLSTSDTIPYNEIHNGNVALEHEAKVSRVSEEQLYYLMSRGLSEQEATEMIIMGFVEPFTKELPMEYAVELNRLIAYEMEGSVG from the coding sequence ATGAGCGACGTACCTGTACTAGACGATTACAAATTTGGTTTTCGGGATGAAGCCGAGATTGTGTATTCAACTGGAAAAGGGTTGAATGCAAACATCGTCCGGGAAATATCCGCTAAGAAAAATGAACCGGAGTGGATGTTGGATTACCGGTTAAAATCATTAGAAGTCTTTCAAAAGTCTAAATTGCCAGATTGGGGTCCCGATTTATCCGAACTGGATTTCGATGACATTACTTATTACCAAACCGCTACCGATAAAGTAGCACGGACCTGGGATGATGTTCCGGATAAAATCAAAGAAACTTTCGAAAGAATCGGGATTCCAGAAGCAGAGCGCGCGTATTTAGCCGGTGCTTCGGTGCAATACGAATCCGAAGCTGTTTACCACAGTATGAAGGAAGAATTTGAAAAAATGGGTATCGTCTTTACCGACACGGATACAGCCTTGAAAGAATACCCGGAAATATTCAAAGAGCACTTCGGCACAGTCGTTCCACCAACGGACAACTTCGAAGCAGCCTTGAACTCAGCAGTCTGGTCCGGTGGTACATTTATTTACGTACCAAAAGGTGTGCGCTGTGATGTGCCAATGCAGACATACTTCCGGATGAATAACGAAGGTTCCGGACAATTCGAACGGACGTTAATCGTTGTGGACGAAGGCGCCAGTATCCATTACGTAGAAGGGTGTACTGCACCAACATTCTCATCCAGCTCTCTCCATGCCGCAATCGTTGAGATTGTCGTTAAAAAAGACGCATACTGCCGTTACACGACCATTCAAAACTGGTCGAACAACGTGTATAACTTGGTGACGAAACGCGCACACGCACTTGAAAATGCGACGATGGAATGGATTGACGGGAACTTAGGATCCAAAACAACCATGAAATACCCAAGTGTGTACCTAAACGGACGCGGTGCACGTGGGACGATGCTGACAGTTGCCTTCGCAGGAGAAGGTCAAATTCAAGATACCGGTGCGAAAATGATGCATAACGCACCAAACACATCCAGTTCCATTGTTTCCAAATCCATCGCCAAAGACGGCGGGGCCGTAAACTACCGTGGAACCGTGCGCTTCGGTAAGAAATCAGAAGGATCGATTTCACATATCGAGTGCGACACGATTATTATGGACGACCTATCGACATCCGATACAATTCCCTATAATGAAATTCATAACGGAAACGTTGCATTAGAACACGAAGCCAAAGTCTCACGCGTATCTGAAGAACAATTGTACTACCTCATGAGTCGCGGACTCAGCGAACAAGAAGCCACTGAAATGATCATCATGGGATTCGTCGAACCATTCACCAAAGAACTGCCGATGGAATATGCGGTAGAGTTGAATCGTTTGATTGCCTATGAGATGGAAGGGTCTGTGGGGTAA
- the sufU gene encoding Fe-S cluster assembly sulfur transfer protein SufU — protein MALSRLENLYRAVILDHSSSPRNFGELSDANGRLELHNPTCGDVILLHVRITDDVIEEAKFSGHGCSISTASASMMTELIKGKTMAEAKQIIEEFLLLVQGQKSEPSHLGDAEVLGGVAKFPARIKCATLSWKALERILLNPDHELKEESI, from the coding sequence ATGGCCTTATCTAGACTCGAAAATCTATACCGGGCAGTCATCTTGGATCATTCATCCAGCCCACGTAATTTCGGTGAATTATCCGATGCGAACGGGCGCCTTGAATTGCATAATCCGACATGTGGGGATGTCATTCTTTTACATGTACGAATAACGGATGATGTCATAGAAGAAGCAAAATTCTCCGGACACGGCTGTTCCATTAGTACCGCCAGTGCCAGTATGATGACGGAGCTTATCAAAGGGAAAACAATGGCGGAAGCCAAGCAAATCATAGAAGAATTCTTATTGTTGGTTCAAGGTCAAAAATCTGAGCCATCACACTTGGGTGATGCGGAAGTACTGGGTGGCGTTGCTAAATTTCCAGCTCGGATTAAATGTGCAACGTTGTCTTGGAAGGCATTAGAACGCATCCTACTGAACCCAGACCACGAATTGAAGGAGGAATCCATATGA
- a CDS encoding cysteine desulfurase: MMEIAKVRQDFPILFQTVNDEPLIYLDNAATTQKPKQVISAIENYYAHDNANVHRGVHTLSERATKQYEEARETVRAFINAASTKEVLFTRGTTTSLNWVAQGFGDQVVEEGDEIYITALEHHSNLVPWQQLAKRKQARLVYLPLTEEGSVDVTAAQTVISSKGKILAVTQASNVMGTINPIKELAALIHAVGGYIVVDGAQSTPHMTVNVQQLDADFFAFSGHKMSGPTGIGVLYGKEALLEQMTPVEFGGEMIDFVYDETATWAPLPYKFEAGTPNIAGAIGLKAAIDYLNEIGMTEIQEHEHQIMRYLLPKIQEIAGITLFGPTDPEKRTGILTFNIDGVHPHDVATGFDMEGIAIRAGHHCAQPLMRHLDVHATARASFYFYNTQEEAEQFLVSLVKVKEFFTHGLI, translated from the coding sequence CTGATGGAGATAGCTAAAGTGAGACAAGATTTTCCAATCTTGTTTCAAACAGTAAATGACGAACCGCTCATTTATTTGGATAATGCAGCTACGACACAAAAGCCAAAACAGGTTATTTCTGCCATTGAAAATTATTATGCACATGACAATGCCAATGTTCACCGCGGCGTTCATACGCTGAGTGAACGGGCAACGAAACAGTACGAAGAGGCTCGAGAAACAGTACGTGCATTTATCAACGCCGCCTCCACAAAAGAAGTACTTTTTACCCGTGGGACAACGACTTCATTGAACTGGGTCGCACAAGGATTTGGTGATCAGGTTGTTGAAGAGGGGGACGAAATTTACATCACAGCTTTGGAGCACCATTCAAACTTGGTTCCGTGGCAACAACTGGCGAAACGAAAACAAGCACGTCTCGTTTATCTACCACTAACCGAAGAAGGCAGCGTGGATGTGACTGCGGCACAGACGGTCATTTCTTCAAAAGGGAAAATACTGGCAGTGACGCAAGCATCAAATGTGATGGGAACAATTAATCCGATTAAGGAACTCGCAGCATTGATACATGCGGTGGGCGGATACATCGTCGTCGACGGCGCACAAAGTACGCCGCATATGACAGTTAATGTGCAACAATTGGATGCTGATTTCTTTGCCTTTAGCGGACACAAAATGAGTGGCCCAACAGGTATCGGTGTTTTATACGGAAAAGAAGCCTTACTAGAACAAATGACTCCCGTCGAATTTGGCGGTGAGATGATTGATTTTGTTTATGACGAAACAGCCACGTGGGCTCCGCTTCCTTATAAGTTTGAAGCGGGAACACCAAATATCGCTGGCGCAATTGGTTTGAAGGCTGCCATTGATTATCTGAATGAAATCGGAATGACAGAAATTCAAGAACATGAGCACCAGATTATGCGCTACCTTTTGCCGAAGATTCAAGAAATTGCAGGGATTACACTTTTTGGACCGACTGATCCCGAGAAGCGTACGGGTATCCTAACTTTTAACATTGATGGTGTCCATCCGCATGATGTGGCGACTGGATTTGACATGGAAGGGATTGCGATTCGGGCCGGCCACCATTGTGCGCAGCCATTGATGCGTCACTTAGACGTTCATGCAACCGCACGCGCCAGCTTTTATTTCTATAATACACAGGAAGAAGCAGAGCAGTTTCTGGTGTCATTAGTTAAAGTAAAGGAGTTTTTCACACATGGCCTTATCTAG
- the sufD gene encoding Fe-S cluster assembly protein SufD produces the protein MSEIEVRMLSAFKEEPTWMNNLRLANLSTYETLPQPDIEKVNFHRWNLTDDVINAEYGEELINSQQYQYGSGDVAKIVQYGKETIMEQLPQELIEAGVIFTDIFTALQDYPELVEKYYMTKAIKPDENKLTGYHAAYMNSGVFLYIPKNVVIEEPLEALFVQNSFVKEAMNKHILIVAEPNSSVTYVEKYITEGTEKNSANIVVEVVTRPGAQVKFSAVDNLGVNTTAFISRRGHLERDSVIEWAIGIMNDGNIIADFDSDLIGDGSNSVIKAVAISTERQIQGINTRVTNYGNHSVGHILQHGVILDRATLTFNGIGHIIKGAKGADAQQESRVLMLSESARGDANPILLIDENEVTAGHAASVGRVDPEQMFYLLSRGIEKEEAERLVIRGFLGAVITAIPLKEIRDELVEMIDKKLTRAEN, from the coding sequence ATGAGTGAAATTGAAGTACGCATGCTATCAGCTTTCAAAGAAGAACCCACTTGGATGAATAATCTCCGTCTCGCTAATTTGAGTACATATGAGACTTTGCCGCAACCCGATATTGAAAAGGTTAACTTTCATCGTTGGAATTTGACAGACGATGTGATTAATGCCGAGTACGGTGAAGAATTAATCAACAGCCAACAGTATCAATACGGGAGCGGTGACGTTGCGAAGATTGTTCAATATGGGAAAGAAACCATCATGGAACAACTCCCGCAAGAACTCATTGAAGCTGGCGTTATCTTTACCGATATTTTTACCGCCTTACAGGATTATCCGGAACTCGTAGAGAAATACTACATGACGAAAGCTATTAAGCCTGATGAAAATAAATTGACGGGCTATCACGCGGCGTATATGAACAGTGGTGTTTTCTTATACATCCCTAAAAATGTTGTGATTGAAGAGCCATTAGAAGCCTTATTCGTTCAAAATAGTTTCGTGAAAGAAGCCATGAACAAGCATATTTTAATTGTGGCTGAACCAAATAGCTCGGTTACGTATGTAGAGAAATACATTACAGAGGGAACAGAAAAAAACAGCGCAAATATCGTTGTTGAAGTCGTGACGCGTCCAGGCGCACAAGTGAAGTTCTCGGCTGTCGATAACCTAGGAGTAAATACAACTGCCTTCATTAGTCGCCGCGGTCATCTTGAACGCGATTCTGTGATTGAATGGGCGATTGGTATTATGAACGACGGAAACATTATTGCCGACTTTGATTCTGATTTAATTGGCGATGGATCGAACAGTGTCATTAAAGCTGTTGCTATTTCCACAGAACGCCAAATCCAAGGTATTAATACGCGGGTAACGAACTACGGCAATCATTCGGTTGGACACATTTTACAGCACGGCGTTATTTTGGACCGCGCAACACTGACGTTTAACGGAATTGGTCATATCATCAAAGGAGCAAAAGGAGCCGATGCGCAACAAGAAAGTCGCGTATTAATGCTATCAGAATCCGCTCGTGGTGATGCAAATCCTATTTTGTTAATTGACGAGAATGAAGTAACGGCCGGACATGCAGCGAGTGTCGGGAGAGTAGACCCGGAGCAAATGTTCTATTTGTTAAGTCGTGGGATTGAAAAAGAAGAAGCAGAACGTCTTGTGATTCGCGGTTTCTTGGGAGCAGTGATTACTGCGATTCCTTTGAAAGAAATCCGAGACGAATTAGTTGAGATGATTGATAAAAAATTGACAAGGGCTGAGAACTGA
- the sufC gene encoding Fe-S cluster assembly ATPase SufC: MAILEVKNLHVAIEDKQILKGVNLTIKSGEIHAIMGPNGTGKSTLSQAIMGHPSYTVTEGEVLLDGENVLEMEVDERARAGLFLAMQYPSEITGVTNAQFMRAAINARRAEDDKMSVMDFIKKLDEHMATLDMPEEMAERYLNEGFSGGEKKRNEILQLMMIEPTFALLDEIDSGLDIDALKVVSKGINQMLSGEFGVLIITHYQRLLNYIEPTFVHIMMDGKIVKSGDASLAKRLEAEGYRGIRDELGLDIELDED, encoded by the coding sequence ATGGCCATTTTAGAAGTTAAGAATTTACATGTTGCAATCGAAGATAAACAAATCTTAAAAGGTGTTAACCTAACTATAAAATCAGGCGAAATTCATGCCATCATGGGACCAAACGGAACCGGTAAATCAACGCTATCTCAAGCAATTATGGGACACCCGAGCTACACGGTAACAGAAGGGGAAGTATTGTTGGATGGTGAAAATGTCCTAGAAATGGAAGTAGATGAGCGTGCACGTGCTGGACTATTCTTGGCTATGCAATACCCAAGCGAAATTACTGGTGTTACCAATGCACAATTTATGCGCGCAGCAATTAACGCCCGTCGCGCCGAGGACGATAAGATGTCCGTAATGGATTTTATTAAGAAACTAGACGAACACATGGCGACTCTCGACATGCCGGAAGAAATGGCCGAACGTTACTTAAATGAAGGCTTCTCAGGCGGGGAAAAGAAACGCAATGAAATCTTGCAATTAATGATGATTGAGCCAACATTTGCTTTGTTGGATGAGATTGACTCCGGATTGGATATCGATGCTTTGAAGGTTGTATCAAAAGGGATTAATCAAATGTTGAGTGGTGAATTTGGTGTTTTAATTATTACGCACTACCAACGTTTACTCAATTACATCGAGCCGACGTTTGTGCATATTATGATGGACGGAAAAATTGTGAAATCAGGCGATGCCAGCTTGGCGAAACGCTTAGAAGCGGAAGGCTATCGTGGGATCCGCGACGAATTAGGCTTAGACATCGAACTAGACGAAGATTAG
- a CDS encoding siderophore ABC transporter substrate-binding protein, producing the protein MTKKLLTLLVALLFLGACQAPTSETVAKETVTVTVTDVIGEQEIPYQPERVVVYDFGMLDTMNALGLSENIIGAATNNVPGYLKDTVSEMENVGTLKEPDMEKLITLAPDLIIISGRLADFSEQLQEIAPVLQLSVDQTDYWGSVQHNIQVIADVFGVDAEPKVTELETEIADLKEKTTAFKEEEALLLLVNDGAISAFSSGSRFGQIFDVFGFTPVNAEIETSTHGQTIGYEGILEINPDILFVIDRSQAIQVDTAENLQLLDNAFITKTNAAQNERIIVLSPDLWYLSGGGLESTHLMIEEINAAFN; encoded by the coding sequence CCGTCACCGTCACGGATGTAATCGGTGAACAGGAAATACCATACCAACCGGAACGTGTCGTCGTTTATGACTTCGGTATGTTGGATACAATGAATGCTTTGGGATTATCCGAGAATATCATTGGTGCAGCGACTAATAATGTACCTGGTTACTTAAAAGATACTGTTTCTGAAATGGAAAATGTCGGAACTTTGAAAGAACCGGACATGGAAAAGCTGATTACACTTGCGCCAGATTTGATTATCATTTCTGGACGTTTAGCTGATTTCTCTGAACAATTGCAAGAAATTGCACCGGTTTTACAGCTTTCTGTTGATCAAACAGATTACTGGGGCTCTGTTCAACACAACATTCAAGTGATTGCAGATGTTTTTGGAGTAGATGCAGAACCGAAAGTGACGGAATTGGAAACAGAGATTGCAGACTTGAAAGAAAAAACGACAGCATTCAAAGAAGAGGAAGCTCTTTTATTATTAGTAAACGATGGTGCTATTTCCGCTTTTAGTTCGGGCTCACGTTTTGGACAAATTTTCGATGTCTTTGGATTCACGCCTGTAAATGCTGAGATTGAAACATCTACACACGGACAAACAATTGGTTACGAGGGCATTTTAGAAATCAATCCGGATATTCTGTTTGTCATCGACCGCTCACAAGCTATTCAAGTAGATACAGCTGAAAATTTACAGTTATTAGATAATGCCTTTATTACTAAAACAAACGCTGCACAAAATGAACGTATAATTGTCTTATCTCCTGATTTGTGGTATCTATCCGGAGGCGGTTTGGAATCCACACACTTAATGATTGAAGAAATTAATGCCGCATTCAACTGA